CGACGACGAGGAGGCGCTGCATCTGACCGGAGCACAGGCGGCGCTACCGATGTGGGTGGAGTTCGTGCGCCGGATCTCGCCGGCTGCGACGCGCGAGTTTGCGTTGCCGCCTGCCGTGGTCACGCGCGACATCGATCCCCAGTCGGCCCAGTTGGCGACTTCGAAGTGTCCGCAGCGGTCGGCGGAGTTGTTTATCGAAGGTACGGAGCCTTCGATCTACTGTGAAGTACACGGCAGCGGCTTCTGGGAACGGGTCAAGCGCAGTTTTGGTTTTTCCTAGGTACGATGCACAAGCTGGTGTAGGCTCGGCTCATGTTGGGATGGTCCTCCAGTTCAAGTTCATCGGACATTGCCTGGGAGAAGGAGCGCGTGATGATGAAGAAGTCCGGCTTTGTGGAAAACGACAATATCACCCTGTTGGCCAAAGGGGTCTTGCTCAGAGGCGAGATTCGCGTTGAAGGCACGGTCCGTATCGACGGGCGGTTGGAAGGCGATCTTCACACCACGGGGACCGTCGTGATCGGCGAAGACGGCATCGTGCAGGGAACCATCACAGCCGGGATCATCATCAGCAGCGGAAAAATCAAGGCGACGGTGCGGGCGACGGAACGGCTCCAATTGCTCAAGACCGGTCTGCTCGTCGGCGAAGTCCACGCGCCCGCCTTCTCCATGGAAGACGGGGCGAAGTTTCAAGGGATGTCGGATATGGGCGTTGCCTCCTGGGGCGACGAAGCCCAGAAACTTCCCGGCAATGTTCGGGATATTGCCTCGCAGCGTCCCAAGGCCGTCGCCATGCTCGGCGAAAACGCCTGACGGCTCGCTTTCCCGCCCTCACGCTGCGCACCCCGTGCGCCCTATGGCATCATAGGGTCTCCTCCCAGCCTGGCGGCAGTCCTCTGTTCAGGCACAGCGGTCGTCAGACCGACGCGTGACATCCTGGACAGGTTCTGCTATCAACGGCTGCAATCGCAGGTACTCTTCACGACTATGAATCGACAACAGATTTTTGCGCTCTGCTTTTTCGGCGTGCTGCTGGCGCTGCTGTATCAGATGGGGCTGATGTTTCGCCCTTTCGTGTTTCCGGTCCTCTGGGCGGTGATTCTTGCGCATCTGTGTTTCCCCCTGCACATCCGGCTCACCGCCTGGTTGGGAGGACGGGAGTCGCATTCGGCTGTGCTCCTGACATTGGCTGCGCTGGCCCTGGTCGTGGTGCCGCTGGTGGTGCTGAGTGTGATGCTGGTGAAGGAAGCCGGATCCGCTGACCGCGCGGTGCGGGAATGGATTGCCTCAGGAGGCGTTCAGCAGTTGCCCGATCGGTTGTCCGGACTACCGGGAGGCCCTGTGGTGAGGGAGTGGCTGGAGCGGTTCACCGGCAGGGAAAGTGATCTCGAACAATTCGTGCTCTCAAGCGCGAAGACCTTCAGTAAATTCATCGTGGGCGAGTTGAGCGATCTTGTGCGGGACGTCTTTATGTTGGTCGCCGACTTTCTCGTCATGATGTTTACCCTGTTTTTCTTCTTCAAAGATGGCCGCCACTGGCTGGCGTCGCTGTATGCGTTGATCCCCCTGGAAGCCTCGCACAAGGACAAGATCCTGGCTCGCCTGGATCAGACCATTCGCGCCGTGGTGAAAGGCATCGTGCTGACGGCGATTGCACAGGGGCTGCTCGCCGGAGCGGCCTATGCGGTGCTGGGTGTGCCGTTTCCCATGGTGTTGATGGCTTTGACGATTCTTCTGGCTCCGCTCCCGTTCGGCGGGACGGCGCTCATCTGGGGGCCTGTGGCCTTGTACCTCCTCTGGGCCGGTACGGTGGGCAAGGGGCTGGTCATGCTGGCCTGGGGGATCGGGGTCGTCTCCACAATCGATCAGATCCTCAAACCGCTGTTCATCGGGCAGGGCGCGGAGATTCCCGTGTTGCTCCTCACCTTCAGCGTGCTTGGGGGCTTGGCGGTCTACGGGATCCTCGGATTGTTTCTAGGGCCGATTCTTGTCGGACTGTTCCTGACCGCTCTGCAGATCTACCGGGACGACTACCAGCAACACCTTCCGGCCCCGCCGGCCGCATCGTAACCAGCCGTTTACCTGCCGGTTGTCAGTCGAGGGGAATGGTAATCGTCATGCCCCCCATCACGTCATTCAACGCGAAGTCACGTTTGGGGCTCAACGGGTGGCTGTTGTGACACTTCACGCAGGCGGCTGAGATGGCCCGATCGGAATAGATGGCCTGAAAGTATTGTTTGCGGCCGCTGGTCACGATGCCTGTAAAGGGGCGGTCGGGGGTCTGCGAAAAACTCTCCAGCGCCCGGCGTTCCAGGTCGGTGGCCGGGGCATTCCGCTGGTAGATGGGCCAGAGGCTGATGAGGCGGTAGCGAATGCCTCTCCCGGACTCGGCCACGAGTTTGCCCGAATGTTGAAGGAACTGGGCGGGCAAGGGCAGGGCATTTTCGTGTTCCCAATGTTCCGCGGCGGAGACGATGCCTTTGGCCTGCATCCGGTTGACGACCTGGTTCGTATAGATGGTTCGATCGGCATCCAGAACCGCGTGCACGAAGTCCGCTACTTTTTCCGGAGGAATGCCCGGAGGCGGCGCGACATCCTTGGCCTGCAATGAGTAGGTCGAGGCGCAGGCCAGCGCCAGTGCGAGCCACAGCGGCCGTGCCCGAATGACCGTCAGGATGAGACGCATGGCTGCTCCTTTCGTACCCCGGCCTTGTCCGCCGGCAGGGTGATGACGCAGGTCGTGCCCTGGCCTTCCGGACTCTCCAGGCGAATCTCGCCGCCGAATTTCTTGATCAATCGCTGGGCCACGGTGAGACCGAGTCCCGATCCTTCCCCTTGTCCCTTCGTGGTGTAGAACGGATCGAAGACTTTGCCGAGATGGTGTTTGGGAATGCCGGGGCCGTTGTCCCGTATCGTGATCGTAATCAGATCGTCCTGTTCTTCTGTCGTCAGCCAGAGGTCGCCTCGCCCGCTCATGGCCTGAATGGCATTGGTGAGGATGTTGATAAACGCCAGGCGAAGCTGGTCGGGCAACGCCGTCACCGGCGACACCGCCACATAGTGTTTCTGGACATTCAGGCCGAGGCAGTCGTGCGAAGTCTGCACAATGGCCAGGGCCTGCTCCAGTTGGGCGGTCACATCCACCGGCACACGCTGGCTTTTCGATTCTCGAGCCGCTACTCCGGTGAAGTCCCTGATGATGGCCGCCATCTTCCGGCCGTGTCCGACGATGTCTTGCGCGTAACCCTTGGCACGAGCCAGGTCCGCTTCCTCCTGGATCGCCTCCCCGAGACCCAGAATGCCAAACAGCGGGTTGTTGAGTTCGTGGCCGATGCCGGCGGTCAGCACATCGAGGCTGCCTGATTTTTCAGCTTGGATCAGCTGATCCTGCAATCGGCTTTCATCGGTGGTATCACGCAGCACGAGGCCGAAGCGTTTGCCTGCCCCGCTACGACTTTCCAGCGGAAACCATTCGTAGTGGTACAGGTGCGAGCCGATCCGTAATTCCCGCCGGGCCGAGGGGGACGCCTGGCTGAGGGTTTGATTGAGCGGGTCGCGCGCCTCTTTCAGGGCGGGTTCCTGGTTCGGGCTGGGGGGCGCGGTCGATTTGCTCTCTTCAACGAGTCGTAGGTCTCGCCGCAAAGCCTGACGGTGATCGTCGTCCAGAGGGAGAAGATCAAAGAGCAGACGGCCCGACCAGCTTTGCTCCTGTGGCTGGATGGCATCCCGGGACGCGCGGTTCATATACTGGACCAGGCCTTGCTGGTCGATCATGATGATCGGGGTCGGGACGGCGTCGAGCACCTGATCCGTCGATTTTTGGAGGTACTGCACCTCCTGGGTTTTTTCTTCCACCTGGGTGCTCAATCCGGCAAAGGCGGCCTCGAGTTGTGTATTCATGCGGTTGAATTCGACCGCCAGCTCTTCCAGTTCATCTCCCGTGTGAATCTGGATTGGCTCCTGCAATTCTCCTCGCCCGATGAGGCGCGCGGCCTCCTGCAGTCGTCTGACCGGCGTCACAATCCGGCTGGCGGCGAAATACCCCAGTGTGGCGAGCAAGCCGAGCGCGATCCCGGCGAGGATCATCATCCACATCATGAGATGCCGGATCGGGGCGAACAGCTCGTCGGAGGATTGCCAGACAAAGGTGTGCCAGGCGCCATTTTCAAGGGAGCCGTTCGTGGCGCGACTGGTTTCGGGGAGGGGAGCGAATCCGATGATGGCGGTGCCCTGGCCGCCGTGCCCGTCACTGTCGGCCGTGACCCAGCCCGGTTGACGCACCGTCACCTGGGGAATCAGCGATGCGCCTGAGAGCTGAACGCCGGTCGGCAGGATCGGGCAGCTGAGGACCATGCCTCGGCTATCGATGAGCATCACATGGCCGGTCTTGCCGAACCGGATGGGGTGGGTCGAGGGAGAGAAGAACTCCTTGGCATCGATGACCCGGTGGAGCACGCCCACCACTTCATACCGAAGGCTGTCCATGACCGGCAGGGAAATGCTGAAGACATAGGCATTGGCCTGTTCGTCGAAGTGAAGATCTTCGATGTAGAGCTGGCCGACTCCTCTGTTGAACGAGCCTTTCCACCAGGGACTGTCGGCATGGGAGAAGCCGGGTTTGGTCGTCAGGGCGGCAAAGAGGTTTCCCTGCACATCCGTGATGAACAGCTTCTTGGTGGCGGCGCGCACGACCTGCGGCAGGAGTTGGTCCGGTTCGCTCTGTGAGCCGGCGTAAAAACCTTGCAAGAGAAGGGCGGTGGAATTTCCCGTGATCGCCTTGATCGAAGCCGGGTCTCTTGCCGCCCAGCGGGCCCGTTGTTGCACGAGAGCAGGCAACGTAGCGTTCGGATCGGAGGCATGAAGCGCGTCGCGACGCTGTTCCAGCGCGCGCACGATATCCGGGTGGACCGCGATGCGGGAGGTCCTGGCCACCTCTTCCGCCACGAGGAGGTCCAACTTGCGGGCTGCCTCCGTGGCTAGCGCCTGGAAGCTTTCCCCGCTGACGACCTGGATTTCCTTCGAGCCTTGCAGGAAGGCCAGGCTGAGGCCGAGCAGGAGGGGAACTACGCCGACCATCAGCATGGACACGATGAGCTTACGTTTCAGGCCCCATCCGAGGGCGTTCGAGAAGGAGCTCGAAGGATTCGTCATAGTGGCGCGCATGATATGGTCCGCTGCACCTGTGGAAATTCGATACGAAAGGTCGTGCCCACCCCCACGTCGCTTTCGACGCAAATATGACCGTCCATTTTCGAGATCACCGACATCACATTGTACAACCCCAACCCTGTGCCTTTCCCGGGAGGTTTGGTGGTATAGAGCGGTTCAAAGATTTTTGAGAAAGCTTCCTTGGGAATGCCGCACCCGGTATCGCTGACTGAGGCACTGACCTGTCCGTCCGGCCCGACGGTGGTTTGGAGCGTCAATGTGCCGTGATCCTTGATGGCCTGGACCGCGTTCGTGATCAGATTGACGAAGACATGCAGGAGTTCGTCGGGATTGCCCATTACGCTGGCTTCGTCCGCATAGCGTTTGACAACGGTGACGTCTTGCAGCGTCACGGCATAACGGGCGATTCTCAGCGCTTCGTCCAGTTTGGTGTTGAGGTTGACCATGACCTCCTCACCGGCTCCGTTGCGTCTGGCGTAGCGGGTCAGGTCGCGACAGATGGCGCTGGTGCGCTTGACGGCCTGCGTGATGTCGCGAGCCTGCTCGTGGACGACCGCGAGGTCCTGTTCGTCTTCCAGATTTTCGGCCAGTCCGAGAATCAACTGCAGCGGATTGTTGATGTCGTGCGCGATGCCGGCCGCGAAAGAACCCAACCCGGCAAGTTTGTCGGCCTGGAACAATTCAGCTTCCAATTTCGACTGATGTTGGACGAGTTTCCAGAGCAGCCTGGTGGCGGCCCCGCTCAGGACCTCGGCGCCGGGACGCTTCAGGGTGTGGATGAGCGGTTCCATGGATGGGTCACCGGTCACATCCATGATCAGGTTCACGCCATGATTCTGGATGAGATCCTGTACCCGCTCCGCAACCAGCACATTCAGGTCTCGCGCCCGCTTGAGTCCCGGAGCCGTCGGATCCCTGTCCGCAATGCCGACGATCTCCACATCCGGAATCTGATGGAGGAGATCCAGGAGGGCGGTTCCACCTTTCCCGGCACCGATGATGGCGATTCTCGTCGAGCAGAGTTTCATGGCCGCATTCCGTGGTGTGTTGCGAGAACCGATCTGCAGGGAGCCTGACTGACTCGCACCTTTTTGTCGGGGAGGCCCGGGAGACCTCCCCGACGTGGAGGGTGTGGCGCTGCCGGTCGGTATGGGTGACGTTACAGTTGGGCAAGTTCCCGCTGTTCCATCGCCCTGGCCACGGCCGTGCGGAGCTTTTCCCCTTCGACCGGTTTGACCAGATAGTCGACCACGCCGCTTCGCAAAAAGGAGGTGGCCATGTCGGTGTCGGGGAAGCCGGTCAGCACAATGATCGGGACACGCGGCCACTCCTGTTGGAAGTAGGCAATGGCCTCAACTCCGTTGATCTTCGGCATGCGGATGTCACAGATGAGGACGTCCAGTAGCAGCCGGTTTTCTCCGGTGTTGATGGCTTCGATGGCTTTTTCGCCGTTCTCTGCCTCGATGACCTCGTACCCGGCCTTCTGCAGTGTCATGCGAACGACTTTGCGAATGTCCGGTTCATCGTCGACCACAAGCACCCGGCCGTTGCAGGCGGACTCACTCATGAAGAAGCCCGATTTAAATTCTCCCATGATCCCCTCCTTGATGGTTGTGTCGATGGTTGATGTCATCTGCCGTCCTTGCTGGTGAGTAACAGCAACAGACATGCCAATGAAGGAAGTCTGAAGAAGGACGTGATTTCAGTATGTTAGGAAAAGTAAGTGAGGAGGAGTTCCGGCCTGGTGGTTGGGATCCACCAGGCCGGGTGAAATGCACCACCGGCTTGTCGATCAGATTTGGAACTGGAACGATTCAGCAGGCCGTGGCTGTGGAGCGGACCGGTCGAGACCGGTTCCGATAAAGAGGCGCTATTTAGCCGGGGTGTTGCCGAAGAAATGTAAGTCTTTCTCGCCCCGGAGATGTGCCGGGGTGACGACGTATTCTCCGCCCAGGGCCGGGCTCCAGATTTTTTCAGCCGTCACTTTGTCCCCGCCGGTGAAGATAAACCCCATTCCTCCGGCGACCGCGCCGAGCACGGCGACGGCCATTTTGATGCCGCCATAGGGCAGTGTCAGGAAGTAACTTCCCAATCCTTGAATGGCTTCCGACCCGGAACCTGCGGCTGCGGCTGTTCGCACGGACAGGGTCGACTGGCATCCGAGGACAAGCAGTACGGCGCACAGAGTGATCCGTGTCAGGCGGCGGGGGCGACGTGAATGTGGCTGGGCCATGAGTCTTCTCCTTTCATCCTGGATGAGTGCGAGGTCCGGATATGTTTGCGCAATAGCGCAGTGTAGCGGGCTGTCCATCAAATATCCATGCGTTCGACACCCGGTTGTCCTGCTCAGCATTGAAATCGTCTGTGGTTCAGATTGCCTTCGGCTTCCCGTATGCGTTATTCTCCAGAAAGATGATTACCGCAGAGGCTGTGACCGCATTCATTCGTCAGGTGTTTCCTGATGCTGCCGTGACCGTGATCGATAAGACCGGTACGCAGGACCATTTGATCGTGCGAGTGACCTCGGGCGGATTTCTCGGCAAGAATCTTCTGGACCGACATCGGATGGTCTACCAGGCCCTGGCCGCTCCGATGAAAGACGGACGTATCCATGCCCTGGAGATTACAGCCAAGACCCCGGAAGAAGTGAACACATAAGAGGAGGGACAGATGGCTGACCCGATCGAAGAAGAAATTCAACAAGAAATCAAAGCGAACAAGATTCTGATCTACGGCAAGGGCACGAAAGCCATGCCGATGTGCGGGTTTACGAGGGAAACCATGCACTTTTTCGAAAAATACGGCTATCCCTACGAACTGATCGACGTCTTGTCCCAGCCGGCCAAACGCGAAGCGTTGACCAGATTGACGAACTGGCCGACGCTGCCCAAGGTGTTCATCGACGGGCAGTTTTACGGCGACACGGATATTCTAGACCCCATGGAAGCCAAGGGTGAAGTGATGCCCTTGCTCAAGAAGGCGTTCGAAGCTGAATAAGCACGCTGAGCCCGCGTCCGTTTTTGACTCCGATCTGTAACCGGCCTTCGCGGGCAGTCGGTTGGATCCCCGTCTACGCACGAGTTCGTGAGTCCCTCCAGGTTCGTCGTATCTGCTTGCCCGGATTCACCCGTGCCGATAGAATCCCTCCTGCGTGTCATGAGTGAGGATTTCCAACCCAAGAGTCCACTGTGTGTCGATCTTGATGGCACGCTCATCAAGACCGATCTGCTGTGGGAATCGCTGCTGGCGCTGCTGAAGCAGAGTCCGCTCTCGGTCTTTCAGCTTCCCTTCTGGTTGCTGAAGGGCAAAGCTTCTTTCAAGCATGAAATTGCCCGCCGGGTGACGCTCGATGCCAGCACGCTCCCGTATGACCAGGCTCTGCTCGAGTTTCTCTCCAACGAACGCCGGTCGGGCCGTGAGCTGGTGCTGGCCACAGCCAGTCACGTGACGTTTGCCCGCGCTGTGGAGGCTCATCTCGGGCTGTTCGATGAGCGGGTGTTCGGGAGCGATGCCTCGACCAACCTCAAAGGTGCACGCAAGGTTGCCCTCCTGGTAGAGCGATACGGGGTTCGCCGCTTTGCCTATGCGGGAAATTCGACCGCCGATTTGCCGGTGTGGGCCGAGGCTAACGAAGCGATCGTCGTGAATGCCTCTGCCGGATTGGTGAGTCGCGCGCAAACGCTGACCCCGGTGAGTCGTGTGTTCAGCGAGCCGGTGACCTGGTTGAGGCAGGTGGCCAAGGCCTTGCGCGTGCATCAGTGGGCGAAGAATGTGCTGGTGTTTATCCCGGTGGTCGCCTCGCATCAAATCACCAACCGAGCCCTGATGCTGCAGGCCACCCTGGCATTCCTGTCATTCAGTTTCTCCGCCTCTGCCGTCTATATCGTCAATGACTGCCTCGACCTCGCGTCCGACCGCCGGCACCCCCGGAAAAAATACCGTCCCTTTGCGTCCGGTACCCTCTCGATTCCGTTCGGGCTCCTCTTGGCTGCAGGGTGTCTGGTGGGAGGGCTTATACTGGCGATGGCGCTGCCCTCGCCATTTCTACCGGTGCTGGCCGGCTACCTGGTTCTGACGACGGGGTATTCGTTCTATTTGAAACAGTTCGTGCTGCTGGATGTGATTGTATTGGCTCAACTCTACACCGTGCGGGTATACGGAGGCGGGGCTGCGACGGGGGTGGCTCCCTCCCATTGGCTGCTGACGTTCTCGTTGTTTCTCTTCCTGAGTCTGGCTTTGGTGAAGCGGTTTACCGAATTGCGGCTCACCGGTGAGGCCGAAGGGAAGGAACTACACGGGCGAGGGTACTGGGTGACGGATCTCGAACATATCTCGAGTATCGGCACGGCGAGTGGGTTGCTGGCGGTGCTGGTTCTGGCGCTCTACATCAGCAGTAAAGAAGTGCTGCTGCTGTACACCCATGCGGAGGTTTTGTGGCTGGTCTGTCCGGTAATGCTGTATTGGATCAGTCGAGTCTGGATGCTGGCCTACCGGAATCGAATGGATGATGATCCGGTAGTATTCGCGGTCAAGGATTCAAAAAGTTATCTCATGGCGGCGATCATCGGAGCCATTCTCTTCTTGGCCACGTGAGTGTGCGCCTCATTAAATGCCCCATCCGCCGCTGAGGTGCAGATTGGCGCCGTTGACGTAGCGCGCCTCCTCGCTGAGCAAGTATCGCACGGCTGCGACCGTATCTCCCACGCTCCCGATGTATCCGGCTGGAATTCGTTTGACCACACCGGCCAATTCCTCAGGAGGCGCGCTGCCTGAATCGATGAAACCCGGAGAGATGGCGTTGACGGTAATGCCGTAGGGGGCGAGCAGTTTTGCCAACGTCCTGGTGAGAATCAACACGCCGGCTTTGGCGATATAGTGCCCCGTCACCTCCGGCTGGGCCACCATTTGGTCCGCATTGGCCATGCTGAAGTTGATGATGCGTCCCTGCTTCCGTGCCTTCATCCCGGGTGCGACTGCCTGCCCAAGATAGAAAATCGGGTGCAAGTTGCCCTCGAACATTTCACGCCAGCCCGCCGGCGTCTCGTCGAAGAGATTGACGCGGTGATAGGGGCCGGCGCCGTTGATCAGGGCGTCGATTCTTCCCCACCGGCTTTCGACCTGGGAGACCAAGTCGCCGGCGGCCTGCGGGTCGGACACGTCGCATTGCACCGCCAAGGCTTGCCCCCCGCGTGCCTTGATGGCCGCGCTGGTTTCATCTGCGGCCGCGTTGCTGGTGCGGTAGCAGATCGCCACGGACCACTGTTGGGCGGCGAGATCCAACGCGATGGCGCGGCCGATTCCTTTTGCGCCGCCGGTGATGAGGGCAACTTTATTCGTCATAGGGGACTCCGTTAAGTATGGCGCGTGCGCAGGCGTTTCGCGAGCAACTCCAGTGTACCGGCCGTTCGTTGCGAATACACTCGTTCCTGCTTGGGGCGCTTTTTATCCGCTGCGCAGTCGTCGATCAAGGCGTGAAGATCGTCGAGGGTGTCCACGTCGCTCCAGGCCGGCAGGAGGGCGGTCTTCAATCCTGCGGCCGCAGCTTTCTGCTGCGTGAGTCCCATGACCTGGTCCGTCGACCACGGAATATCCGCGAATAGCTCGGGGTGAGGGGCCGTCATGCCGATCAGATAGTAGCCGCCGTCTTTCGCCGGACCGAGGACCAGGTCGTGCCGGGTGAGCGACTGCACCGCATCGCGGTAATGGGTCAGGGGGAGAGAGGGGACGTCGGTTCCCACGAGGAAAACGTGCCGGTACCCTCGGGCGAAGAGCGTCCTGAACGCCTGCGCCATCCTGTCCCCCAGGTGGTCGCCTTGTTGATCGAGGAGCGTGACTCCATGGCGCGCTTCCATGATTCTGAAAAAGACATGGGTGCTCGAGGGTGCACAGGCCAGAAAGCGATCGACGGGAAGTTTGAACTTATGCGCCGCCGCTTTGGTGCGCTCGAGGGTGTCGAGGACGAAGCTGCCGTGAAGGGTGGCGGCCTCGTCTTCGGTCAGACCCGGGCAGAGGCGTGTTTTGACCTGTCCAGGGATCGGAGCCTTGGCGAAGATCACCAGGGCTGCCGAAGCGGGCTGTTTGCGGTCCGAGGGGGGAGCACTCATGGATTTATCTCACAATGCGGTAAAAATGTTGAAGTCGATCGGGGCTGACTCCGATCCAGTACAGGAAGCGGAGGGTCCACATCAACAGAATTGTGCGGACCGGGCCGTTCCGTTCCCATCGCCGGAAGGCGGTGACCACCTGATGATGCAGCGGGGCGAGACGTCCTGCGCGTTTGAGGCGGCGGGAGAACTCGATGTCTTCCATCAACGGGATCTCTGCAAAGCGTCCGATCCGCTCGAAGACTTCTCGTCGGACGAAGAGGGCCTGGTCACCTGTGGCAATGCCGCTCCAGCGGGAACGCAGATTCATCATGTGCCCGACGAGTCGGGCTATCGGACGAGGGGAGTCGAAGCGGACGTCGAAGCGTCCGCCCACACAAGCCTGGTCGGACAGCGTGGTGGCGATGGCCTGGCGGGCATTCGACGGGAGTTGGGTATCGGCGTGAAGGAACAGGAACACCTCGCACCGGCTGGCGGCTGCACCGGCGTTGAGCTGCCGCGCCCGGCCCGCCGGAGCCTTCAGAAGGCGGATTGTCGGCGATGTCGGTGCGGGGC
The window above is part of the Nitrospira sp. genome. Proteins encoded here:
- a CDS encoding polymer-forming cytoskeletal protein: MMKKSGFVENDNITLLAKGVLLRGEIRVEGTVRIDGRLEGDLHTTGTVVIGEDGIVQGTITAGIIISSGKIKATVRATERLQLLKTGLLVGEVHAPAFSMEDGAKFQGMSDMGVASWGDEAQKLPGNVRDIASQRPKAVAMLGENA
- a CDS encoding AI-2E family transporter; translation: MNRQQIFALCFFGVLLALLYQMGLMFRPFVFPVLWAVILAHLCFPLHIRLTAWLGGRESHSAVLLTLAALALVVVPLVVLSVMLVKEAGSADRAVREWIASGGVQQLPDRLSGLPGGPVVREWLERFTGRESDLEQFVLSSAKTFSKFIVGELSDLVRDVFMLVADFLVMMFTLFFFFKDGRHWLASLYALIPLEASHKDKILARLDQTIRAVVKGIVLTAIAQGLLAGAAYAVLGVPFPMVLMALTILLAPLPFGGTALIWGPVALYLLWAGTVGKGLVMLAWGIGVVSTIDQILKPLFIGQGAEIPVLLLTFSVLGGLAVYGILGLFLGPILVGLFLTALQIYRDDYQQHLPAPPAAS
- a CDS encoding DUF3365 domain-containing protein — its product is MRLILTVIRARPLWLALALACASTYSLQAKDVAPPPGIPPEKVADFVHAVLDADRTIYTNQVVNRMQAKGIVSAAEHWEHENALPLPAQFLQHSGKLVAESGRGIRYRLISLWPIYQRNAPATDLERRALESFSQTPDRPFTGIVTSGRKQYFQAIYSDRAISAACVKCHNSHPLSPKRDFALNDVMGGMTITIPLD
- a CDS encoding HAMP domain-containing protein, with the protein product MRATMTNPSSSFSNALGWGLKRKLIVSMLMVGVVPLLLGLSLAFLQGSKEIQVVSGESFQALATEAARKLDLLVAEEVARTSRIAVHPDIVRALEQRRDALHASDPNATLPALVQQRARWAARDPASIKAITGNSTALLLQGFYAGSQSEPDQLLPQVVRAATKKLFITDVQGNLFAALTTKPGFSHADSPWWKGSFNRGVGQLYIEDLHFDEQANAYVFSISLPVMDSLRYEVVGVLHRVIDAKEFFSPSTHPIRFGKTGHVMLIDSRGMVLSCPILPTGVQLSGASLIPQVTVRQPGWVTADSDGHGGQGTAIIGFAPLPETSRATNGSLENGAWHTFVWQSSDELFAPIRHLMMWMMILAGIALGLLATLGYFAASRIVTPVRRLQEAARLIGRGELQEPIQIHTGDELEELAVEFNRMNTQLEAAFAGLSTQVEEKTQEVQYLQKSTDQVLDAVPTPIIMIDQQGLVQYMNRASRDAIQPQEQSWSGRLLFDLLPLDDDHRQALRRDLRLVEESKSTAPPSPNQEPALKEARDPLNQTLSQASPSARRELRIGSHLYHYEWFPLESRSGAGKRFGLVLRDTTDESRLQDQLIQAEKSGSLDVLTAGIGHELNNPLFGILGLGEAIQEEADLARAKGYAQDIVGHGRKMAAIIRDFTGVAARESKSQRVPVDVTAQLEQALAIVQTSHDCLGLNVQKHYVAVSPVTALPDQLRLAFINILTNAIQAMSGRGDLWLTTEEQDDLITITIRDNGPGIPKHHLGKVFDPFYTTKGQGEGSGLGLTVAQRLIKKFGGEIRLESPEGQGTTCVITLPADKAGVRKEQPCVSS
- a CDS encoding response regulator; this encodes MSESACNGRVLVVDDEPDIRKVVRMTLQKAGYEVIEAENGEKAIEAINTGENRLLLDVLICDIRMPKINGVEAIAYFQQEWPRVPIIVLTGFPDTDMATSFLRSGVVDYLVKPVEGEKLRTAVARAMEQRELAQL
- a CDS encoding BolA family transcriptional regulator, with the translated sequence MITAEAVTAFIRQVFPDAAVTVIDKTGTQDHLIVRVTSGGFLGKNLLDRHRMVYQALAAPMKDGRIHALEITAKTPEEVNT
- a CDS encoding glutaredoxin gives rise to the protein MADPIEEEIQQEIKANKILIYGKGTKAMPMCGFTRETMHFFEKYGYPYELIDVLSQPAKREALTRLTNWPTLPKVFIDGQFYGDTDILDPMEAKGEVMPLLKKAFEAE
- a CDS encoding UbiA family prenyltransferase; amino-acid sequence: MPIESLLRVMSEDFQPKSPLCVDLDGTLIKTDLLWESLLALLKQSPLSVFQLPFWLLKGKASFKHEIARRVTLDASTLPYDQALLEFLSNERRSGRELVLATASHVTFARAVEAHLGLFDERVFGSDASTNLKGARKVALLVERYGVRRFAYAGNSTADLPVWAEANEAIVVNASAGLVSRAQTLTPVSRVFSEPVTWLRQVAKALRVHQWAKNVLVFIPVVASHQITNRALMLQATLAFLSFSFSASAVYIVNDCLDLASDRRHPRKKYRPFASGTLSIPFGLLLAAGCLVGGLILAMALPSPFLPVLAGYLVLTTGYSFYLKQFVLLDVIVLAQLYTVRVYGGGAATGVAPSHWLLTFSLFLFLSLALVKRFTELRLTGEAEGKELHGRGYWVTDLEHISSIGTASGLLAVLVLALYISSKEVLLLYTHAEVLWLVCPVMLYWISRVWMLAYRNRMDDDPVVFAVKDSKSYLMAAIIGAILFLAT
- a CDS encoding SDR family oxidoreductase yields the protein MTNKVALITGGAKGIGRAIALDLAAQQWSVAICYRTSNAAADETSAAIKARGGQALAVQCDVSDPQAAGDLVSQVESRWGRIDALINGAGPYHRVNLFDETPAGWREMFEGNLHPIFYLGQAVAPGMKARKQGRIINFSMANADQMVAQPEVTGHYIAKAGVLILTRTLAKLLAPYGITVNAISPGFIDSGSAPPEELAGVVKRIPAGYIGSVGDTVAAVRYLLSEEARYVNGANLHLSGGWGI
- a CDS encoding TIGR04282 family arsenosugar biosynthesis glycosyltransferase, with the translated sequence MSAPPSDRKQPASAALVIFAKAPIPGQVKTRLCPGLTEDEAATLHGSFVLDTLERTKAAAHKFKLPVDRFLACAPSSTHVFFRIMEARHGVTLLDQQGDHLGDRMAQAFRTLFARGYRHVFLVGTDVPSLPLTHYRDAVQSLTRHDLVLGPAKDGGYYLIGMTAPHPELFADIPWSTDQVMGLTQQKAAAAGLKTALLPAWSDVDTLDDLHALIDDCAADKKRPKQERVYSQRTAGTLELLAKRLRTRHT
- a CDS encoding TIGR04283 family arsenosugar biosynthesis glycosyltransferase, translated to MTIAVIIPVLNEARGIGHTLSRTATLGFDELVIVDGGSSDQTCAVVESQTVHLQNRPCSGPAPTSPTIRLLKAPAGRARQLNAGAAASRCEVFLFLHADTQLPSNARQAIATTLSDQACVGGRFDVRFDSPRPIARLVGHMMNLRSRWSGIATGDQALFVRREVFERIGRFAEIPLMEDIEFSRRLKRAGRLAPLHHQVVTAFRRWERNGPVRTILLMWTLRFLYWIGVSPDRLQHFYRIVR